A single window of Meiothermus sp. DNA harbors:
- a CDS encoding YceI family protein yields MNWNLDSSHTTVAFAVKHMGIFTVRGQFKKVAGTILASEQGVPNKIEVAIDAASIETGDAQRDAHLRSSDFLDAEQYPELRFVSTQIEALGNNRYRIQGDLTIRGISKPVVLEAELTPAIKDPWGLTRTGATATGVLNRKDWGLTWNQVLELGALLVGEEVRFNIEVEAVAAQSPVAA; encoded by the coding sequence ATGAACTGGAACCTAGACAGCAGTCACACCACCGTCGCTTTTGCCGTTAAGCACATGGGCATCTTCACCGTTCGGGGCCAATTCAAAAAGGTTGCGGGCACCATTCTGGCCAGCGAGCAGGGCGTGCCCAATAAAATCGAGGTCGCCATTGATGCCGCCAGCATCGAGACCGGCGATGCCCAGCGCGACGCGCATCTGCGCTCCTCCGACTTTCTGGATGCCGAACAGTACCCCGAACTGCGCTTTGTAAGCACCCAGATTGAGGCCCTGGGCAACAACCGGTACCGAATCCAAGGCGATCTAACCATCCGCGGTATCAGCAAGCCGGTGGTACTCGAGGCCGAACTGACTCCCGCCATCAAAGACCCCTGGGGCCTAACCCGTACCGGCGCGACCGCTACCGGCGTTCTCAACCGCAAGGACTGGGGATTGACCTGGAACCAGGTGCTCGAGCTCGGGGCATTGCTGGTAGGGGAAGAAGTCAGATTCAACATCGAAGTAGAGGCTGTGGCCGCACAATCCCCCGTTGCGGCCTAA
- a CDS encoding alpha/beta hydrolase, with amino-acid sequence MTPLSFTHRFEAGTSASTLLLLHGTGGNEHDLVPLAAQLAPGVSVLSPRGKVLENGAPRFFKRLAMGVFDEDDLKAQAADLAQFVRDAAQRYGLDARKVYALGYSNGANMAAALMLLHPEVLAGAVLLRPVLPLEVEPLPDLSGKAAFLAAGTQDPWSPSVRVQALADHLEQAGAEVQLRWQAGGHQLYSEELLAAQVWLAAHLR; translated from the coding sequence ATGACCCCCCTGAGCTTTACCCACCGCTTCGAAGCCGGTACTTCGGCCAGCACGCTACTGCTGCTGCATGGTACCGGCGGCAACGAACACGATCTGGTGCCGCTGGCCGCGCAGTTGGCGCCGGGTGTTAGCGTGCTTTCGCCCCGGGGAAAGGTGCTCGAGAACGGTGCCCCGCGTTTTTTCAAGCGCCTGGCAATGGGGGTATTCGATGAAGACGACCTCAAAGCCCAGGCCGCCGACCTGGCCCAGTTTGTGCGGGATGCTGCCCAGCGCTACGGCCTGGATGCCCGTAAGGTGTATGCCCTGGGGTACTCCAACGGGGCCAACATGGCGGCGGCCCTGATGCTGCTGCATCCCGAGGTGCTGGCCGGGGCCGTTTTGCTGCGTCCGGTGTTGCCTTTGGAGGTTGAACCGCTGCCCGATCTGTCCGGGAAAGCGGCCTTTCTGGCAGCCGGAACCCAAGACCCCTGGTCGCCTTCCGTGCGGGTGCAGGCGCTGGCCGACCACCTGGAACAAGCAGGTGCCGAGGTACAATTGCGCTGGCAGGCGGGCGGCCACCAGCTTTATTCCGAGGAACTGCTTGCTGCCCAGGTATGGCTGGCCGCGCATCTCCGATAG
- a CDS encoding flavin reductase family protein — MNFDFAQLQPQERYKLLTGLIVPRPIAWVTSLGAGGQVNAAPFSFFNAMGSDPALLVIGVGNHPQRPKDTAANIKRSGVFVVNLVSESLAEAMNLTAAEFPEEISEVEVAGLQTAPSVHVPVPRLAQAPAGFECRLHSVLEIGRNRLVIGEVLGAFVQDHLVTDAKKLYLSTSELGLIGRMGGRGGYVRTTDLFEIPRISYEAWKENNR; from the coding sequence GTGAACTTCGACTTCGCCCAACTGCAACCCCAGGAGCGTTACAAGCTCCTGACCGGGCTGATCGTGCCGCGTCCCATTGCCTGGGTGACCAGTCTGGGAGCGGGCGGCCAGGTCAACGCCGCTCCCTTCAGTTTCTTCAACGCCATGGGCTCTGACCCGGCTTTGCTGGTCATCGGCGTGGGCAACCACCCCCAGCGTCCCAAAGATACGGCGGCCAACATCAAGCGCAGTGGGGTGTTTGTGGTCAACCTGGTGAGCGAGTCCCTAGCCGAAGCCATGAACCTGACCGCTGCCGAGTTCCCCGAGGAGATCAGTGAGGTCGAGGTAGCGGGGCTGCAAACCGCACCCTCAGTGCACGTGCCTGTTCCCAGGCTGGCCCAGGCCCCGGCGGGGTTCGAGTGCCGGCTGCATTCGGTGCTCGAGATTGGCCGCAACCGCCTGGTAATTGGCGAGGTGCTGGGGGCTTTTGTCCAGGATCATCTGGTAACGGATGCAAAAAAGCTGTACCTGAGCACTTCCGAACTCGGCCTAATTGGACGCATGGGGGGCCGCGGAGGGTATGTGCGCACCACCGACCTGTTCGAGATACCCCGGATTAGCTACGAGGCGTGGAAGGAGAATAATCGGTAG
- a CDS encoding ring-cleaving dioxygenase yields the protein MKPVNGLHHVTAIAGKAQRNLDFYAGVLGLRLVKKSVNQDDPGTYHLFYADAEGRPGTDLTFFPWENMAPPRKGTGLAVEVQLAVPQGSLAYWEARLQGYGVRLGAAEERFGEKALPFHDPDGLEVALVETAPRPFSPWERTHVPENRQIMGLHGARLWQQALAPSANFLTRVMGFEYAGHENGWSRYTVAGGGSGKFVDIKELPNLPKGQWGTGSIHHLAWSVDDTAHQMEVRKQILAAGIPATRQIDRFWFKSVYFNEPGGVVFELATDGPGFAVDEDPAKLGESLVLPPWLEPHRPRIEAVLPRLEAPNPSLAKP from the coding sequence ATGAAACCCGTCAACGGATTGCATCACGTGACCGCCATTGCTGGCAAGGCCCAGCGCAACCTGGATTTTTACGCGGGGGTGCTGGGGTTGCGGTTGGTCAAGAAAAGTGTCAACCAGGACGATCCAGGCACCTACCACCTGTTTTATGCCGATGCAGAGGGGCGTCCCGGCACCGACCTGACCTTTTTCCCCTGGGAGAATATGGCCCCGCCCCGCAAAGGCACTGGCCTGGCGGTTGAGGTGCAGTTGGCCGTACCGCAGGGAAGCCTGGCTTACTGGGAAGCCCGCTTGCAAGGCTACGGGGTGCGGCTGGGCGCAGCCGAGGAACGCTTTGGCGAGAAGGCGCTGCCCTTCCATGACCCCGATGGTCTCGAGGTGGCCCTGGTCGAGACGGCCCCGCGCCCTTTCAGCCCCTGGGAACGCACCCACGTACCGGAAAACCGTCAGATCATGGGCTTGCATGGCGCCAGACTGTGGCAACAAGCCCTGGCGCCCAGCGCCAATTTCCTGACCCGGGTGATGGGGTTTGAATACGCCGGACACGAAAACGGCTGGAGCCGCTACACGGTGGCGGGGGGTGGTTCGGGCAAGTTTGTAGACATCAAAGAACTGCCCAATCTGCCCAAAGGGCAGTGGGGCACCGGCAGCATTCACCACCTGGCCTGGAGTGTGGACGATACTGCTCACCAGATGGAGGTTCGCAAACAGATTCTGGCCGCAGGCATCCCGGCTACCAGGCAGATCGATCGCTTCTGGTTCAAGTCGGTATATTTCAACGAGCCGGGCGGCGTGGTGTTCGAGCTGGCCACCGATGGCCCCGGTTTCGCAGTGGACGAAGACCCCGCCAAACTGGGGGAATCGCTGGTGCTGCCTCCCTGGCTGGAACCGCACCGCCCCCGGATTGAGGCTGTGCTACCCAGACTCGAGGCTCCCAACCCCAGCCTGGCGAAACCCTAA
- a CDS encoding helix-turn-helix domain-containing protein, whose protein sequence is MTKTMGSFLEAVLELLGQPGVYTILRLLQEGSMRFGALQQATHLPPRALSLRLKELEEAGLISRTEYHEVPPRVEYALTPKGRALQPALEALEAWGKTAFQR, encoded by the coding sequence ATGACCAAAACCATGGGAAGTTTCCTCGAGGCTGTACTCGAGTTGCTCGGCCAACCCGGGGTATACACCATATTGCGTTTGCTGCAAGAGGGTTCCATGCGGTTTGGGGCACTGCAACAAGCCACCCATTTACCCCCGCGAGCCCTCTCTTTGCGGCTCAAAGAACTCGAAGAAGCGGGCCTGATTAGCCGAACCGAGTACCACGAGGTACCCCCTCGGGTAGAGTATGCCCTCACCCCCAAAGGCCGGGCCTTACAACCTGCGCTCGAGGCCCTTGAAGCCTGGGGAAAAACCGCCTTTCAACGTTAA
- a CDS encoding SDR family oxidoreductase, whose translation MKIAGSLCVISGASSGIGKSTAQELAERGARVVLVARRAQALEQLQIQIRAAGGQAWAFPADLSKPYEAVRLGEWVLGELGTPDILIHSAGAGEWRFLDETPLEDLQHLMDTPYFAAAYLTRVFLPAMLQRNRGFILSVCSPASRLVWPGATGYVAARWALNGLTEALRADLYHTGLRVCAFFPGKISDSEYFRRNTDTERRIPRIGRLIPEVTSRQAALGIVRALERDARMMFVPWQLHAFDLLARWFPRIAEHLAWKTGAKRTDA comes from the coding sequence ATGAAGATTGCCGGAAGCCTCTGCGTGATTAGCGGGGCCAGCAGCGGGATTGGCAAGTCCACTGCCCAGGAGCTTGCGGAGCGCGGGGCCCGGGTGGTGCTGGTAGCCCGCCGAGCGCAGGCCCTGGAACAGCTCCAGATTCAAATTCGCGCCGCAGGCGGGCAAGCCTGGGCCTTTCCTGCCGACCTTAGCAAACCCTACGAGGCCGTGCGTCTGGGTGAGTGGGTGCTGGGGGAGCTGGGTACCCCGGACATCCTGATTCACAGTGCCGGGGCTGGAGAGTGGCGCTTCCTGGACGAAACCCCCCTCGAGGATCTCCAGCACCTGATGGACACCCCCTACTTTGCCGCCGCCTACCTGACCCGTGTCTTTCTGCCTGCCATGTTGCAGCGAAATCGGGGCTTTATCCTTTCGGTCTGCTCCCCGGCCAGCCGCTTAGTTTGGCCGGGGGCAACCGGCTATGTGGCCGCCCGCTGGGCCCTGAACGGCCTCACCGAAGCCTTGCGGGCCGACCTCTATCATACCGGGCTGCGGGTGTGTGCTTTTTTTCCGGGCAAAATCAGCGACTCCGAGTATTTCAGACGCAACACCGATACCGAGCGCCGCATCCCCCGGATCGGACGCTTGATTCCCGAAGTTACCTCCCGGCAAGCGGCCCTGGGCATTGTGCGGGCCCTCGAGCGCGACGCCCGGATGATGTTTGTGCCCTGGCAGTTGCACGCCTTCGACCTGCTGGCCCGCTGGTTTCCTCGCATTGCCGAGCACCTGGCCTGGAAAACCGGAGCCAAGCGCACAGACGCCTAG
- a CDS encoding helix-turn-helix domain-containing protein, protein MAHPVAPEAEHGFCPVYEAINILQEKWTLHIIRNLLSGPKGFNELSRAVGGCNPATLAQRVEKLEQLGIISKTVHSTMPPRTSYALTEAGQALQAVIEAIDRWGRQYLPEPAAK, encoded by the coding sequence ATGGCTCATCCTGTAGCCCCAGAAGCTGAACACGGCTTTTGTCCTGTATACGAAGCGATCAATATCTTGCAGGAAAAATGGACGTTGCACATTATTCGCAACCTATTGAGTGGCCCCAAGGGTTTCAACGAACTTTCCCGAGCTGTGGGCGGCTGTAATCCGGCTACCCTGGCCCAGCGGGTAGAGAAGCTCGAGCAACTCGGCATCATCTCCAAAACGGTTCACTCCACCATGCCCCCGCGTACTAGCTATGCCCTGACCGAGGCCGGGCAAGCCTTGCAGGCCGTCATCGAGGCCATAGACCGCTGGGGGCGACAGTACCTGCCGGAGCCGGCAGCAAAGTAA